GTTGAAGAATGGGGTACTATCTATCGTATGCGGTCACTCTGAAAATGGTGTGAATCCGCCGAGATTGGACATGCAAAAGACCCATCCTTGCCGGATGGGTCTCGCGGAAAAAGGTTCACTTTTGCTGTTGCAGGGCTTCATAATCAATCCAGGTATCGACGTCTGCAAATGGTCGTTCGTCCGCCCAGTCGACCGAAACAACACAGCCCGGGTTTTTCTGGATCAGATCCCGGCCTCCCCGGTCACCGGTCAGTGTTGACAAGGCAGATCGCCAGGCGGCGCCGAAGAGGACCGGGCTGCGCCACTGTCCCTCGTGCCGGGGAACAACGATGGCGCGCCGATCATTTTTTTGAAAAAAGGCGTCAGCCATGGCTGTCACCAGAGTCGGTTCTATAAAAGGCTGATCGCCCGGCAAAAAGACAAAGCCGGACAGGCCATCTAGTGGGCACAACGTGGAGACTGCCAGCCGGACCGAAGACGCCTGGCCTTCCTCGCGCCATTCGTTGTAAACGGCCTGAAACCCCCGACTCATAGACAGATCGGCGAGCGATTGCCTTGGCTCACCGATGACAACGAGCCGACGGCCCCAAGGCAATTGGTTCATCCGGTCCATGGCATGGGCCAAGACAGGTTTCTCTCCTAAGGGCAACAGAAGTTTCTGCTGCCCCATGCGTCGCGAGAATCCTGCTGCCAGGATGGCGATGCCCAAAGAAGAGAAAGAAGCACCGCCATGCGGTGAAGAGGAAGAGGCGCATAAAAAGAAAGAGGGCACTCCCTCTTCCCTATCGCGGCTGATAGACCCGCAGCGCCCGCAGTTCTCGGCCATATCCTTTTGTCCGGATGACGCGCTCAATGCGGCCGTCCCCTTCCTTCCAGATCTGGTCAACGATCGCTTCTGTCCAGCGCCTATGCAGGTCCTCCTTGTCTCCTCCGGCGTCGCCGCTGTTCAGCACAAGCGTCCGTTTTCCCGCCGCGCCCCGGAAAATCCCCTTCGGATGGAGGGCCAACCGGGCCAGGTCAACCGGTTCGATGGGTTCCCCATTCTCCTTTCCGATGATGGGTCGAACAAGTCCTGGGCGATGGACGACAGTCGTGTCGATGGCATTTCCGACGGCCCCGAGATGGAGAACACCGACCGTCAGATCGCTGCGAGAAGGCACAGCCGGTTCATGGGCGGCCGGCGCTTTGATCAGGCGGCCGCCGGCGCCGTCCGCTTCGATGACCAGATGCCAGGAACATCGATAGTCACAAAGGCGATCCACCCATTCCGGCGGAACGCCTTTCACTTTTTCATCGGAAAAACTCCGGAACCAACCGGCCCGGCCGAAGCGCCCCAGGTCGGAGAGCACCTGCAAGAGCCCAGGTTGAAATTCCTCCTGAAAGATGGGCGCCAGGTGCTCCACCTGGGCATAAGCCATTCGGGTGGTCGTCGTCAACACATAGGGGATCCGTTCTGCTTCCCACTGGTCGGTGAGAGACATCAGAAGCGAACTCTTTCCGCCTGCCCCGACGACCGACAATACCGTCGGGCTCATGATGCCTAACGCCTCTGATAACCGCACCGTATCTACCTCCGGAACGAACGCTTCCTCACTGCGTTACGAATACTCTTATCGGACGATCCCGGCCCTGCGGACGACACGGTTGATGGCTTCACTCGCGTCGCGGAGCAGGTCCTTTTCATCGATCGTGGTCAGTTTCCCTTCCTCATAGACGATTCGACCGTCGACCATGGTCAACACCACGTCGTTTCCCCGCGCCTGATAGACCAGTTGGGCGTACACATCGGCGCCCTCGATGGGGGCGCAGTGAAGGCCGTTGAGATCGAGCATGGCCAAATCGGCCCGCTTCCCCACCTCGAGAGAACCGATGCGGTCCGCCATCCCCATCACCTGTGCCCCGCCTAAGGTGGCCAGCTCAAAGACCTGCCAGGCCGGCATGGCTGTCGGGCCATGGAGCGCTTTTTGGATCAGCGCCGCAGTGCGCATCTCGGTGAAGGGATCGAGGTTGTTGTTGCAGGGGGCGCCGTCGGCCCCGATGGAGACGGCGATGTTCCGGCGGATCATCTCCGGGATGGGCGCGATGCCGGAGCCGAGCTTCAGGTTGCAGGAGGGACAGTGGGACACCTTTATGCGGCGACGTTCGATCAAGTCCAGTTCCGTCTCATCGAGCCAAATGCAATGGGCAAGGATCAGGTTCTCGCCGGCCATGCCCAAATGGTCAAAGTAGAGGACGTTGCGCATCTTGCGCTCTTCCTGGACGATGGCGATCTCGCCCCGGTTCTCCGATGCATGGGTGTGGATCATGACGCCGTAGCGCCGGGCTAGGTCGCCCACCTCGAGGAGCAGTTCCTCGCTGCAGGATATGGCAAAGCGGGGCGCAAAGGCGTAGTGAAGCCGACCATCGCCCTTCCCATGCCATTTTTCCAGGAGATCGACGCTCTGTTGGAGCGAGTCCTCCCGCTGTTCCATCAGGGTGGCCGGAACATCCTGCCCCCAATCCATCATGCACTTGCCGCTTAAGGCGCGGATGCCTGAGTCGACGATGGCTTGAAAGACCGATTCGGTGTGGTGGACGGTGGCCATGTCGACGATGGCGGTAGTGCCGCAGCGAAACATCTCGCCGATCCCCAGCCGGGCCGACGTGTAGAGGGATTCGCAGTCATGGGCGCCTTCGAGGGGCCAGATGCGCAGTTTCAGCCAATCCAGCAGTTCCAGGTCGTCGGCCTGACCGCGAAAGAGGGTCTGGCAGAGGTGGATATGCCCTTGAATGATCCCGGGGATGACCATGCGTCCCTTCGCATCGATGATCCGGTCGGCGACGAAAGGGGATGGGGGGCCGCCTTTAGGGTAAAGATCGCCTCCAGGGTCAGGGTTGCCTCCAGGGCGGATGGCCGAGATCACCCCATCGCAGATAAACAGGTCTCCTCGGATAACTTGGCGTTGCGGATTCATAGTCACGATCAATGCGTCTTTGATGATGATGCGGCGGGACAATCGATTCACCTCAATTCTCGGAAAAGGGTAAAGGGGTTTCCTTCCATCGTGAGCGACACGCTGAGCCTTGGATTTCGCTGCTGACTTTTATCGTTCCTCCCGGTTATACGATAATCCCAAAGCCTCCGGCGAAGCGACGCGGCGGGTCTTCGTCTCACGGGTGACGACGATGAGGACGACGATCGTGAAGACGTAAGGGAGCATCTTCAGGAAGAAGGAGGGGATCTGGATGCCCAGGGTCTGCATGGTGAATCCGAGCACATCGATGGTCCCGAAGAAGAAGCTTCCGAAAAAGGCGCGAACCGGG
This genomic window from Heliomicrobium undosum contains:
- a CDS encoding nucleotidyltransferase family protein, producing MAENCGRCGSISRDREEGVPSFFLCASSSSPHGGASFSSLGIAILAAGFSRRMGQQKLLLPLGEKPVLAHAMDRMNQLPWGRRLVVIGEPRQSLADLSMSRGFQAVYNEWREEGQASSVRLAVSTLCPLDGLSGFVFLPGDQPFIEPTLVTAMADAFFQKNDRRAIVVPRHEGQWRSPVLFGAAWRSALSTLTGDRGGRDLIQKNPGCVVSVDWADERPFADVDTWIDYEALQQQK
- the yqeC gene encoding selenium cofactor biosynthesis protein YqeC, with protein sequence MRLSEALGIMSPTVLSVVGAGGKSSLLMSLTDQWEAERIPYVLTTTTRMAYAQVEHLAPIFQEEFQPGLLQVLSDLGRFGRAGWFRSFSDEKVKGVPPEWVDRLCDYRCSWHLVIEADGAGGRLIKAPAAHEPAVPSRSDLTVGVLHLGAVGNAIDTTVVHRPGLVRPIIGKENGEPIEPVDLARLALHPKGIFRGAAGKRTLVLNSGDAGGDKEDLHRRWTEAIVDQIWKEGDGRIERVIRTKGYGRELRALRVYQPR
- a CDS encoding 5'-deoxyadenosine deaminase; the encoded protein is MSRRIIIKDALIVTMNPQRQVIRGDLFICDGVISAIRPGGNPDPGGDLYPKGGPPSPFVADRIIDAKGRMVIPGIIQGHIHLCQTLFRGQADDLELLDWLKLRIWPLEGAHDCESLYTSARLGIGEMFRCGTTAIVDMATVHHTESVFQAIVDSGIRALSGKCMMDWGQDVPATLMEQREDSLQQSVDLLEKWHGKGDGRLHYAFAPRFAISCSEELLLEVGDLARRYGVMIHTHASENRGEIAIVQEERKMRNVLYFDHLGMAGENLILAHCIWLDETELDLIERRRIKVSHCPSCNLKLGSGIAPIPEMIRRNIAVSIGADGAPCNNNLDPFTEMRTAALIQKALHGPTAMPAWQVFELATLGGAQVMGMADRIGSLEVGKRADLAMLDLNGLHCAPIEGADVYAQLVYQARGNDVVLTMVDGRIVYEEGKLTTIDEKDLLRDASEAINRVVRRAGIVR